One Brassica oleracea var. oleracea cultivar TO1000 chromosome C7, BOL, whole genome shotgun sequence genomic window carries:
- the LOC106304304 gene encoding probable xyloglucan endotransglucosylase/hydrolase protein 10 — translation MTFVKRSKSFVLLIYLISSLLLRVSEASVVSSGDFSKDFLVTWSPTHVNTSSDGRSRTLKLDQESGASFSSIQTFLFGKIDMKIKLIPGPSQGTVVAYYMSSDQTNRDEIDFEFLGNVNGQPYILQTNIYADGVDNREERIHLWFDPTKDFHTYSILWNVHQIVFMVDQIPIRLYRNHSEKGVAYPRLQPMSIKVSLWNGESWATSGGHEKVDWSKAPFVASFGDYKIDACIWKGNPTLCNEESNENWWNKNEFSSLTRVQKRWFKWVSKYHLIYDYCQDYARFHNKRPKECSLPKY, via the exons ATGACGTTCGTAAAGCGGTCAAAATCATTTGTACTTCTAATTTATTTAATCTCAAGTTTGCTATTACGGGTCTCAGAAGCGTCCGTTGTTTCATCCGGAGATTTTAGTAAGGACTTCCTCGTGACATGGTCTCCAACCCACGTTAACACCTCCAGCGATGGTCGATCAAGAACTCTTAAGCTTGATCAAGAATCTG GAGCTTCCTTTTCTTCCATCCAGACGTTCTTGTTCGGAAAAATAGATATGAAGATCAAACTAATTCCTGGACCTTCTCAAGGAACCGTGGTTGCTTATTAT ATGTCCTCGGACCAGACAAACCGGGATGAGATAGACTTTGAATTCTTGGGAAACGTGAACGGGCAGCCTTATATTCTTCAGACGAATATCTATGCCGATGGAGTTGACAATCGTGAAGAAAGGATCCATCTCTGGTTTGACCCAACCAAGGACTTTCACACCTATTCCATCTTGTGGAACGTTCACCAAATTGT GTTTATGGTGGATCAAATTCCGATAAGACTGTACAGAAACCATTCAGAGAAAGGAGTAGCCTATCCAAGGTTGCAACCTATGAGTATAAAAGTGAGTCTATGGAACGGTGAGAGCTGGGCTACAAGTGGTGGGCATGAGAAAGTTGATTGGTCGAAGGCTCCATTTGTGGCATCCTTTGGGGATTACAAGATAGATGCTTGTATTTGGAAAGGCAACCCAACATTGTGTAACGAAGAGAGCAATGAAAATTGGTGGAACAAAAATGAATTCAGTTCTTTGACAAGAGTGCAAAAGAGATGGTTTAAATGGGTAAGTAAGTACCATTTGATTTATGATTATTGCCAAGATTATGCAAGGTTCCATAACAAGCGCCCCAAGGAATGTTCTCTTCCTAAATATTAA